The sequence GAATTTTTGGAAAAAATTCGCAAGAAATATTCAGCAGAAGCAATTTTCTTGGCACATCACCTTGACGATCAAGTCGAAACAATTTTTTTTCAATTTCTTCGTGGGACTGGAATTCGTGGGCTTATGGGGATGAAGAAGTGGGATGAAGAGCGAAAGCTTTTTCGTCCGCTTCTCGAAATTTCAAAGTCAGAGATTCTCAAATTTCTCAAAAAAGAAAATCTTGTATTTCGAGAAGACAGTTCGAATTTTGATCCTGACGCGTTTGATCGAAATTATCTCCGGCTTGAAGTTTTGCCATTACTTCAGAAACGGTTTCCTCATTTTCAAAGATCAATTCTCAGGAATGCTGAGCTTTTTCGAAAAATGGATGAGGGGATTCAGGAACAAGTGGAGAATGTGATGAAATATATTTTGAATGCTCATGAAGGCGCGACGGCGCCGTCGCGCCTTCCGAATTGCGGTGAAATCCAATTCGATCGGAAATGTTTTTTTGTTCTTCCCGAATTTCTTCGTGGCGAAATTTTTCGAAAATTCTTCGCGCCAAAATCTCCCAGTTACGAACAAATTCAGGAATTGGATGAATTTTTGAAAACTGCTAAAAGCGGAAAAGAGAAATCCCTTCTGGGAGTGAAATTTCAAGTTTTTGGAGAGAATGTGTTTGTTGTGAAGTCATTAACTTGATGTTATGAAAAAACAAAACGAACCACCAAAATCACATCATCAAGTTTCAATTGGCTACCAAAGTAAATTTACTGATATTGATCGACTGCTATGG comes from Candidatus Peregrinibacteria bacterium and encodes:
- the tilS gene encoding tRNA lysidine(34) synthetase TilS — encoded protein: MLFDPFAPSDKILLALSGGPDSIYLGEMLFRTKFQNVVVAHFEHGIRGKESIIDQKFCSQIAKKWGWKFETENWKDTKKSEEKARIARYEFLEKIRKKYSAEAIFLAHHLDDQVETIFFQFLRGTGIRGLMGMKKWDEERKLFRPLLEISKSEILKFLKKENLVFREDSSNFDPDAFDRNYLRLEVLPLLQKRFPHFQRSILRNAELFRKMDEGIQEQVENVMKYILNAHEGATAPSRLPNCGEIQFDRKCFFVLPEFLRGEIFRKFFAPKSPSYEQIQELDEFLKTAKSGKEKSLLGVKFQVFGENVFVVKSLT